Within the Planctomycetota bacterium genome, the region CCGTCCGCCGTGGTAGGCTGAGGCCGTGACCGAGGCGCGCGACGTCACCCCGATTCTTCTGGCCGCCGGGGCCTCCACGCGCATGGGCCGGCCGAAGGCGCTCCTGGATTTCGACGGCCGCACGGTCCTCGATCTGGCCCTGGACGCGGTGCGCGGGCTGGGCACGCCGGTGGTGGTCCTGGGCGCCGCGCGGGAGGAGATCCAGGCGCGCGTGCCGCTCGGCTCGGTGCAGGTCGCCTACAACGACGACTGGGAGCGCGGCCAGACCTCGAGCCTGAAGGCGGGGCTTTCCTGCCTGGCGCCGGCCGCGGCGGCCTTCCTCTTCCACCCCGTGGACTTTCCGCTCGTGAGTCAGGAAGAAGTGGGTCGGCTCGTCGAGGCGTTCCTGGGCTGCAAGGACCCGCGCAAGGCGATCTTCATCCCCTCCTACGGCATGCAGCGCGGCCATCCCGTGCTCTGCCGCCGGGAGCTCGCCCCGGAGTTCCTGGCCCTGCCCGACGACGCTCCCGCGCGCACCGTCATCAACTTCCACCCGCAGAGAATCGCGTACGTGGACTACGACCAGGCGTATATTCTCATGGACATGGACACCCCCCAGGATTACGCCCGGTGCCTGGAAGCCTACCGGGAGCGCCGGAGGCGGCAGGATCGATGAGGGCGATCCAGGAACGGATCCTGCGGCTTCTCGACGAGGGCAAGGCCTTTGCGGTGGCGACCGTGGCCGAGGCCCGCGGAAGCGTCCCGGGAAAGCCCGGCGCCAAGATGGTCTATCTCGAGGACGGCACCCAGTACGGCACGGTCGGAGGCGCGGGCCTCGAGGAGAAGGTCAAGGCCCTCTGCCGCAAAGCCCTCGAGGAGCGCCGGGGCGGCCTTCACTCGTTCGATCTCATGTACTATAAGGAAGGAGCGCTCGACAGCCTGTGCGGCGGGAGCGTCCGGATCCTGATCGAATACATGGCTCCGACTCCGCACCTGCTCATCGCCGGCGGCGGCCATTGCGGCCTGGAGATCGCGCGTCTGTGCGATCAGCTCGGGTATTTCTATTCGGTCCTCGACGACCGCGCCGAGTACGCCTCGCGGGAACGCTTTCCGAACGCGCGGCGCGTCCTTCAGGCGACCCCGGAGGAGTTCTTCGCGCGCGAGGATCTCTCCCCCTACTCGCACGTGGTTCTCGTGGGCTGGTCCCACAAGATCGACACGGAGCTGCTCTTCCACCTCGTGCAGAAATTTCCGAGGTGGATCGGCGCCATCGCCTCCAAGACCAAGCGCCTGGAGATGTTCCGGCGGCTCCGGGCCCGCGGAATTCCGGAGGAGGCGCTCGGGCGCGTGGCGGCGCCCGTGGGGCTTCCCATCGGCGCGGAGACCCCGGCGGAGATCGCCGTGAGCATCCTGGCGCAGATCATCCAGACCGTGAAGAATCCGTCCGGAAGCCATGAGCCCAGCCAAGAGGCGGAGCCCGCCGGCCGCGGGACGGCGGACTAGGACGCTGGTCGCGGCGGCGCTGGCCGCCGCGTTCGGCGCCGCGCCGGC harbors:
- a CDS encoding nucleotidyltransferase family protein, yielding MTEARDVTPILLAAGASTRMGRPKALLDFDGRTVLDLALDAVRGLGTPVVVLGAAREEIQARVPLGSVQVAYNDDWERGQTSSLKAGLSCLAPAAAAFLFHPVDFPLVSQEEVGRLVEAFLGCKDPRKAIFIPSYGMQRGHPVLCRRELAPEFLALPDDAPARTVINFHPQRIAYVDYDQAYILMDMDTPQDYARCLEAYRERRRRQDR
- a CDS encoding XdhC/CoxI family protein, whose amino-acid sequence is MRAIQERILRLLDEGKAFAVATVAEARGSVPGKPGAKMVYLEDGTQYGTVGGAGLEEKVKALCRKALEERRGGLHSFDLMYYKEGALDSLCGGSVRILIEYMAPTPHLLIAGGGHCGLEIARLCDQLGYFYSVLDDRAEYASRERFPNARRVLQATPEEFFAREDLSPYSHVVLVGWSHKIDTELLFHLVQKFPRWIGAIASKTKRLEMFRRLRARGIPEEALGRVAAPVGLPIGAETPAEIAVSILAQIIQTVKNPSGSHEPSQEAEPAGRGTAD